The following coding sequences lie in one Musa acuminata AAA Group cultivar baxijiao chromosome BXJ1-8, Cavendish_Baxijiao_AAA, whole genome shotgun sequence genomic window:
- the LOC103974832 gene encoding patatin-like protein 3: MAIVDADKLSYEIFSILESKFLGFDDPKKHAFPSSSAASPRTPSGAGRVRILSIDGGDRPSDSLLAAAALTRLESSLCLRSGDPSARIADFFDVAAGSGSGGVLAALLFTKGYDGRPLFSAADALRLLLAESRRRVGGFSARRGLFRGIFRRSGGLFRRIFGESTLRDTVKPVLIPCYDLATGAPFVFSRADAVEADAYDFRIREVCAATCADAGATAVELRSVDGLTRVAAVGGGVALANPAAVAITHVLHNRQEFPFAVGVEDLLLVSLGAGGSAPASGAAELVRIAGEGVSDMVDQAVAMAFGQRRTSNYVRIQANGFASGNCIPRTRNSSRSMEAAEELLSQRNVESLLFRGKKISEQTNAEKLEWLAGELIKEDERRSKCPIPTVIPKHVMTPRTSSATTITTVTTASTGSSTSPVH; the protein is encoded by the exons ATGGCGATCGTGGATGCCGACAAGCTCAGCTACGAGATCTTTTCCATCCTCGAGAGCAAATTCCTCGGCTTCGACGACCCAAAGAAGCAtgccttcccctcctcctccgccgcttcCCCGCGGACCCCTTCGGGCGCCGGCAGGGTCCGGATCCTGTCCATTGACGGTGGCGACCGCCCATCTGACAGCCTCCTCGCCGCGGCCGCTCTCACTCGGCTGGAATCGTCCCTCTGCCTCCGCTCCGGGGATCCTTCTGCACGGATCGCCGACTTCTTCGACGTCGCCGCCGGGTCCGGCTCTGGCGGCGTCCTCGCTGCATTACTCTTTACGAAGGGTTACGACGGCCGCCCCCTGTTCTCCGCCGCCGACGCCCTGCGACTCCTCCTCGCAGAGAGTCGCCGCCGCGTTGGGGGCTTCTCCGCCAGGAGGGGCCTATTTCGGGGGATATTCCGGCGATCGGGGGGCTTGTTCCGCCGGATCTTCGGGGAATCGACGCTGAGGGACACCGTGAAGCCGGTCCTGATCCCGTGCTACGACCTCGCGACCGGGGCGCCCTTCGTCTTCTCGAGGGCGGACGCCGTGGAGGCGGACGCGTACGACTTCCGGATCAGGGAGGTGTGCGCGGCCACGTGCGCCGACGCGGGTGCCACCGCAGTGGAGCTGCGGTCGGTGGACGGGCTGACGCGGGTCGCCGCCGTGGGCGGCGGTGTGGCGCTGGCGAACCCCGCGGCGGTGGCCATCACTCACGTTCTGCACAACCGGCAGGAGTTCCCATTCGCCGTCGGGGTGGAGGACCTCTTGCTCGTCTCGCTCGGTGCCGGCGGTAGCGCGCCCGCGTCGGGTGCGGCTGAGCTCGTCAGGATCGCGGGGGAGGGCGTCTCCGATATG GTGGATCAAGCGGTGGCAATGGCGTTTGGACAGCGTAGAACAAGCAACTATGTGCGCATCCAG GCTAACGGATTCGCGTCGGGAAATTGCATTCCGAGGACGAGGAATTCGAGTCGGTCGATGGAAGCGGCAGAGGAGCTGTTGTCGCAGAGGAACGTGGAGTCGTTGCTCTTCAGGGGAAAGAAGATATCCGAGCAAACTAATGCCGAGAAGCTCGAATGGCTCGCCGGTGAGCTCATCAAGGAGGACGAGAGGAGGAGCAAGTGTCCGATTCCGACGGTGATTCCGAAGCACGTGATGACGCCGAGAACGTCGTCGGCGACGACCATCACCACCGTGACGACGGCGTCCACGGGATCGTCCACGTCGCCGGTCCACTAA